In Edaphobacter dinghuensis, one genomic interval encodes:
- a CDS encoding TonB-dependent receptor translates to MQILFVVRSKIAIKAAVFSSVIVFCVLMFSSVGYGQQSSASVTGLVKDATGANIAGAQVKLQNVDTNTLRQTVSNGAGNYTFLNVPPGRYTMEFSEKGFQSEKITAFELSVNQTLTLEGVLTVGSVDTSVTVEAEGATVESSTAELGSVIAQQQVHSLPLNGRNFTQLLTLTPGVTPISVGQNSSASNTAVTPGSTYTFPSINGQGNRENYFMVDGMNDQQAWYNTYAVAPIIDSIQEFKVNSHNDAQFGQVSGGVINVATKAGTNAFHGSAWEYVRNNAFDARNHFQKSVTPYHQNQFGGTLGGPVWIPKLYNGHDKTFFFVAAEGFHYTKAQNSYFNVPTPEELNGDYSALLAQPNGKGVLYDPHTGQPFPNNQLVDANGKSEVDPAAVAYAKAVLPAPIVIPGDTTHNAENVGASVTTQWNYSGRIDQNIGSKDFIFFRYSGQEIDTTAPSSLLHLVSLTQIPSQQYGASWVHMFSPTTSLQVQYGRAHVEQNTASTFDIPNVTAIYGLDPSISGFVGGKTQMANLNVSGYFSGGENASPAANLSSIHQYKATLSKTLGRHQLQFGGSWDQINYSEMIRNGTETFGAAQTSGVDPVSKVASAGDASASFLLGYPNDANKRNVNITERPGGIMSFYGQDSWKFTSRLTLNFGLRYDRTFIPAYGKEDTVGQQGSIETGDYDFNNGTYILQVAPPLCSVRLHAPCLPGPLPANVVVSSNKKIMHDTTNNWGPRFGLAYRVNDKMAVRGSFGIFYDNWAAAIQLTQNYQGSWPDVATLDTGQINASGQPYTDPHNPFGTTAATLPPPTPFNYISPTTGKLVLGTNNYYVNPLTKNPYSEQYNFGIQQQFGNSMVFSLNYVGSQSHRLDIGGYYNTGMPSPYPMYDSRRANQEGPRGPQQNGQLYSYMPAVKSWDRSIGKGAYNGLQASLAKNLTNGLAYTVSYTWSKAIDEGQSGYFGVEGNELQNPYNIRGSRSVAAYNIPQLLSASINYALPVGKNKQWSTGNGIADYVLGNWQLNTIFLARSGQNFTVGATGDIANTGNGNTYVRGLVQGDPHLAHPTAAAWFNTSAYGLPYATVSKTGVVSEDPTIGEGNSGRNNLQDQKYYNVDLSVFRQFPIRDSFHAEFRAEAFNVLNHTVLGTPSTAINAAKGAFGTITGTASTERLLQFAAKLVF, encoded by the coding sequence ATGCAGATTTTGTTCGTAGTGCGTAGTAAGATCGCCATCAAGGCGGCTGTATTCAGCAGCGTCATTGTGTTCTGTGTGTTGATGTTCAGTAGTGTGGGGTATGGTCAGCAATCGTCTGCCTCGGTGACTGGCTTGGTGAAGGACGCGACGGGGGCCAATATCGCCGGCGCACAGGTTAAGCTGCAAAATGTCGATACCAATACGCTGAGGCAGACCGTATCAAATGGCGCCGGCAACTACACATTTCTGAACGTGCCGCCTGGGCGCTACACGATGGAGTTCTCGGAGAAGGGCTTTCAGTCAGAGAAGATTACGGCGTTTGAGCTGAGCGTGAACCAGACCCTGACTCTCGAAGGCGTGCTCACAGTCGGCAGTGTGGATACCTCGGTGACGGTCGAGGCCGAGGGCGCCACGGTTGAAAGCTCTACCGCGGAACTTGGCTCGGTGATCGCGCAGCAGCAGGTACACAGTCTGCCTCTGAACGGCCGCAACTTCACTCAGTTGCTGACTTTGACGCCAGGAGTTACGCCCATCAGCGTTGGGCAAAACAGCAGCGCCAGCAATACCGCGGTCACTCCCGGTTCTACCTACACCTTTCCTTCAATCAATGGTCAGGGGAATCGCGAAAACTACTTTATGGTCGACGGCATGAACGACCAGCAGGCATGGTACAACACCTATGCTGTGGCTCCAATCATCGATTCGATTCAAGAGTTTAAGGTGAACTCGCACAACGACGCTCAGTTTGGCCAGGTAAGCGGCGGCGTTATCAATGTGGCGACCAAGGCTGGGACAAATGCGTTCCACGGATCGGCCTGGGAGTATGTTCGCAACAATGCCTTCGACGCGAGAAACCACTTCCAAAAGTCTGTGACGCCCTATCACCAAAACCAATTTGGCGGAACGCTGGGTGGGCCGGTGTGGATTCCCAAGCTATATAACGGCCACGATAAAACCTTCTTTTTCGTTGCCGCCGAAGGCTTTCACTATACGAAGGCGCAGAACTCTTATTTCAACGTGCCGACGCCGGAGGAGCTGAATGGAGACTACAGCGCGCTGCTGGCACAGCCGAACGGCAAGGGAGTGCTCTACGATCCGCACACAGGTCAGCCATTTCCTAATAACCAACTCGTAGACGCAAACGGAAAATCGGAAGTCGATCCGGCAGCTGTTGCCTATGCGAAAGCAGTGCTTCCTGCACCGATCGTCATTCCCGGTGATACCACCCACAACGCCGAAAATGTAGGAGCCAGCGTAACGACGCAATGGAACTACAGCGGCCGCATCGATCAGAATATCGGCTCGAAAGACTTCATCTTCTTTCGTTATTCCGGTCAGGAGATCGACACAACCGCTCCGTCCTCTCTACTTCATCTTGTGAGCTTGACCCAGATTCCTTCACAGCAATATGGTGCGAGCTGGGTACACATGTTTAGCCCGACGACCAGCCTGCAGGTGCAGTATGGCCGAGCGCACGTCGAGCAAAATACAGCCTCGACCTTCGATATTCCGAACGTGACTGCCATCTATGGCCTTGATCCGTCGATCTCGGGCTTTGTTGGTGGAAAGACACAAATGGCAAACCTGAATGTCTCGGGATACTTCTCCGGTGGAGAAAATGCGAGCCCGGCAGCAAATCTTTCGAGCATTCACCAATACAAGGCGACGCTCTCAAAGACACTAGGCAGGCATCAGCTTCAGTTTGGCGGTAGCTGGGACCAGATCAACTACAGCGAAATGATTCGCAACGGCACCGAGACCTTCGGCGCTGCGCAGACTTCGGGCGTCGATCCGGTGTCCAAGGTGGCATCAGCAGGAGATGCGTCGGCATCGTTTCTGCTCGGCTATCCCAACGATGCGAATAAGCGCAACGTCAACATCACCGAACGTCCCGGCGGGATCATGAGCTTCTATGGTCAGGACAGTTGGAAGTTCACCTCGCGTCTCACGCTTAATTTCGGCCTGCGCTATGACCGTACCTTCATCCCTGCTTATGGAAAAGAAGACACGGTCGGGCAGCAGGGCAGCATTGAGACGGGCGATTATGACTTCAATAACGGAACCTACATTCTGCAGGTTGCACCGCCGCTATGCAGCGTACGGTTGCATGCACCGTGCCTGCCCGGTCCGTTGCCCGCGAATGTCGTTGTCAGCTCGAACAAGAAGATCATGCATGACACAACCAATAACTGGGGCCCACGGTTTGGCTTGGCGTATCGCGTGAACGACAAGATGGCCGTTCGTGGCTCTTTCGGAATCTTCTATGACAACTGGGCCGCTGCGATCCAATTGACACAGAACTATCAGGGATCGTGGCCCGATGTGGCGACACTCGATACAGGCCAGATCAATGCCTCAGGACAGCCCTATACCGATCCGCATAATCCCTTCGGCACAACAGCAGCGACGTTGCCGCCGCCTACACCGTTCAACTACATCTCGCCAACTACTGGAAAGCTAGTGCTGGGTACGAATAACTACTACGTAAATCCGTTGACGAAAAATCCCTACTCCGAGCAGTACAACTTCGGCATTCAGCAGCAGTTCGGCAATAGCATGGTCTTTTCGTTGAACTATGTTGGTTCGCAGTCGCACCGGCTCGATATTGGTGGCTACTACAACACTGGTATGCCTTCTCCCTATCCCATGTACGATTCGCGCCGTGCCAACCAGGAAGGCCCGAGAGGACCACAGCAGAACGGTCAGCTCTACAGCTATATGCCTGCGGTTAAATCCTGGGATCGATCGATCGGCAAAGGTGCCTACAATGGGTTGCAGGCGTCGTTGGCCAAAAACCTTACCAATGGCCTGGCCTATACCGTCTCCTATACGTGGAGCAAGGCGATCGACGAAGGTCAGTCGGGATACTTCGGCGTAGAAGGAAATGAACTTCAAAATCCATACAATATTCGCGGAAGTAGAAGCGTAGCTGCCTACAATATTCCTCAATTGCTTTCGGCGAGCATCAACTATGCTCTCCCTGTAGGGAAGAACAAACAATGGTCAACCGGGAACGGGATCGCCGATTATGTTCTTGGTAACTGGCAGCTCAACACGATCTTTCTGGCCCGGTCGGGTCAGAATTTCACAGTCGGAGCTACCGGTGACATTGCCAACACCGGCAACGGCAACACCTATGTAAGAGGGCTGGTTCAGGGAGATCCGCATCTGGCGCATCCAACTGCGGCAGCATGGTTCAATACCTCTGCCTATGGCCTGCCGTACGCTACAGTCAGCAAAACAGGAGTCGTCAGCGAAGACCCCACGATCGGTGAGGGAAACAGCGGCCGAAATAACCTACAGGACCAGAAATACTACAACGTCGATCTCTCGGTCTTTCGGCAGTTTCCCATCAGGGATTCCTTCCATGCCGAGTTTCGTGCAGAGGCATTCAATGTGCTGAACCACACTGTTCTCGGCACGCCTAGCACTGCAATCAACGCTGCGAAGGGTGCCTTCGGTACGATCACTGGCACTGCAAGCACGGAACGTTTGCTTCAGTTTGCTGCGAAGCTGGTCTTCTAA
- a CDS encoding fibronectin type III domain-containing protein, with protein sequence MNLKINTLPRIRCLALALPTMALLCASSIQAQIYVSPKGSDAGLGTVEHPVQTLVRARDLARTTKQSKILLAGGTYRLTKTLELSEQDSGVSFAAIGGSHPIISGAVQITGWKKVDAKRNLWQAPAPAALTDSRQLYVNGVRTQRAKGPVPVTLEMTPTGYIASDATMSQWKNISDIEFVYTGGNSIWNLPSEGLGSWTQPRCPIASIKGTVITMAQPCWDNSTKRVMLPSGVRTANLVGPMSVGKQPSYVENAFELLQTPGQWYFDRSSSLIYYIPRPGEDLARADVEVPVLQFLVALKGTASQPIHDVTFSGIQFSYATWLGPNTGTGFSEIQANYQVTGKDGYSKQALCHLVPGGECPYANWTKAPGNISVAYDRHIQFLNDVFAHLGAAGLDFASGSQDNVVEGSIFTDISGNGLQLGGVEAPLAPIADFTSHNRIDNNLFRNVGAEYRGGIGIVVGYARDTVIAHNEMEQLPYAAISIGWGGWPDKIKLPGQANNSANNLIADNSIHDFMLVLSDGGGIYTQGRTGKDLTDGEKITGNVIRDQYSSGHGIYADNGSAMMTIRNNVVFHTEHDNINSRHRDYYDGQQGENFNPLDISNNWWQQGDVDSDKEQVRVQGNRIIYALAEAPAALLHNAGLQPKFRGLEQRQFAVPSAPESPSRVASFGVDRAAYVTWSPSVFEGGSPVTSYTVTASNGNKTTISAAQFMKMTYMKFNGLTNGQSYTFTVRATNAQGTSTPSLPSYAVTATDQKIELPGPPAKVEAFIDHGNASIHFQTPDSTLPKSQEPPIIAYVVTIHPSGRKVYFTGRNVIALQESKHVTFSVINGLKPGENYSFSVSAINPAGEGKPATTQAIPVSK encoded by the coding sequence ATGAATTTGAAAATCAATACTCTTCCCCGCATTCGTTGCCTTGCTCTCGCGCTCCCAACCATGGCACTGCTCTGTGCCTCATCAATTCAGGCACAGATCTACGTCTCTCCAAAAGGCAGCGACGCGGGCTTGGGAACGGTAGAACATCCAGTACAAACGCTCGTTCGCGCCCGCGATCTGGCACGCACGACGAAGCAATCGAAGATATTGTTGGCAGGCGGAACTTATCGCCTGACAAAGACGCTTGAGCTCTCAGAACAGGATTCTGGAGTGAGCTTTGCCGCAATCGGGGGGTCGCATCCCATCATCAGCGGGGCAGTGCAGATCACAGGGTGGAAGAAGGTCGATGCCAAGCGTAATCTGTGGCAAGCCCCTGCCCCTGCTGCTCTCACCGATAGCCGCCAGCTCTACGTCAACGGCGTTCGCACCCAACGTGCCAAAGGACCTGTGCCAGTTACGCTCGAGATGACGCCGACGGGATACATCGCCAGCGACGCAACCATGAGCCAGTGGAAGAACATCTCTGACATCGAATTTGTTTACACCGGGGGAAACTCTATCTGGAACCTTCCCTCCGAGGGCCTCGGGTCGTGGACGCAGCCTCGCTGTCCCATCGCATCCATCAAGGGAACAGTGATTACGATGGCGCAGCCCTGCTGGGACAACTCGACCAAGCGTGTCATGTTGCCTAGTGGAGTGCGCACGGCGAACCTTGTCGGGCCAATGAGCGTGGGCAAACAACCCTCGTATGTAGAAAATGCCTTCGAACTTTTGCAGACACCGGGCCAGTGGTACTTCGACCGCTCATCGTCGCTGATTTATTACATTCCTCGTCCGGGCGAAGACCTTGCGCGTGCCGATGTTGAAGTTCCGGTTCTTCAATTTCTGGTTGCGCTGAAGGGCACGGCATCACAGCCCATTCACGACGTAACCTTCTCAGGGATTCAGTTCTCTTATGCCACGTGGCTGGGACCCAATACTGGAACGGGCTTCTCGGAGATTCAGGCAAACTATCAGGTCACAGGGAAAGACGGATACTCCAAACAGGCGCTGTGCCATCTTGTTCCCGGCGGCGAGTGTCCTTATGCAAACTGGACGAAGGCGCCCGGCAACATCAGCGTTGCCTACGACCGCCACATCCAATTCCTGAACGATGTCTTTGCGCATCTCGGTGCGGCTGGACTGGACTTCGCCAGCGGCTCCCAGGATAACGTTGTTGAGGGCTCGATCTTTACGGATATCTCCGGCAACGGGCTTCAATTAGGCGGCGTCGAAGCTCCGCTTGCTCCCATCGCGGACTTCACCAGTCATAACCGGATCGACAACAATCTCTTTCGCAACGTAGGAGCGGAATATCGCGGAGGCATCGGCATCGTTGTCGGCTATGCGAGAGATACGGTCATCGCACATAACGAGATGGAGCAACTGCCTTATGCTGCCATCTCCATTGGTTGGGGCGGCTGGCCCGACAAGATAAAACTGCCGGGACAGGCCAATAATTCGGCCAATAACCTTATTGCAGACAACTCCATTCACGACTTCATGCTTGTCCTCTCAGACGGCGGCGGCATCTACACCCAGGGGCGCACGGGCAAGGATCTTACCGATGGCGAAAAGATTACCGGCAACGTGATTCGCGACCAGTACAGCTCCGGACATGGTATCTACGCCGACAATGGTTCAGCGATGATGACCATTCGCAACAACGTCGTCTTTCATACGGAGCATGACAACATTAATTCGCGCCACCGCGATTACTACGATGGGCAGCAAGGTGAAAACTTCAATCCGCTCGACATCAGCAATAACTGGTGGCAGCAAGGCGATGTCGATTCAGATAAGGAACAGGTACGCGTTCAAGGCAACCGCATTATCTACGCCCTCGCCGAGGCGCCTGCTGCTCTGCTGCACAATGCCGGATTGCAACCAAAGTTTCGCGGTCTTGAACAAAGGCAGTTTGCTGTGCCATCTGCTCCCGAGTCGCCAAGTCGCGTTGCCTCTTTCGGCGTCGATAGAGCCGCTTATGTTACCTGGAGTCCGTCGGTCTTCGAGGGCGGCTCGCCGGTGACCTCCTATACGGTCACCGCGTCCAATGGCAACAAGACAACCATCTCCGCAGCACAGTTTATGAAGATGACCTATATGAAGTTCAATGGCCTTACCAACGGGCAGTCCTACACCTTCACGGTCAGGGCGACCAACGCGCAAGGCACGAGCACTCCATCGCTTCCGTCGTATGCTGTAACAGCGACAGATCAGAAGATTGAGCTGCCCGGCCCTCCAGCCAAAGTCGAAGCCTTCATCGACCACGGTAATGCAAGCATCCACTTCCAGACTCCGGATTCCACCTTACCTAAGTCGCAGGAGCCGCCAATCATTGCCTACGTGGTCACCATTCACCCATCGGGCCGCAAGGTTTACTTCACGGGCAGAAACGTAATCGCACTTCAGGAATCGAAACACGTTACCTTCAGCGTGATCAACGGCCTCAAGCCAGGTGAGAACTACAGCTTTAGCGTCTCGGCCATCAACCCCGCGGGCGAAGGAAAGCCGGCAACCACGCAAGCGATCCCTGTATCCAAATAA